A single region of the Asterias amurensis chromosome 19, ASM3211899v1 genome encodes:
- the LOC139951795 gene encoding juvenile hormone acid O-methyltransferase-like, which produces MNFSASRDYNGDGRVAQHLAVMAAIDKITFRSDDVVLDVGCGTGDETIAIAAKVKRITGVDLSVEMIAEARAKSSPSNVSFCVGDALTVGDNPKWRETFDKVVSFLVLHWIQDKRTALTSILACLKPQGEALLIVDKDTPIFFNASRFLQSHDKWGKYVKDFMVPMYQLKQSVAETQEMMTSLGWANCKCEIVTHEFCMNEVQAKLFFKTLLQQTKMIPEDDTDEYLTDLWNFASSRVENKDQDCFFKFTSQLSIIHAFK; this is translated from the exons ATGAATTTTTCAGCGAGTAGAGATTATAATGGGGATGGTAGAGTGGCTCAACATTTGGCTGTCATGGCCGCCATTGATAAAATAACCTTTCGTTCAGATGATGTGGTACTGGACGTTGGCTGTGGTACGGGGGACGAGACAATTGCAATAGCTGCTAAAGTTAAACGTATTACAG GTGTTGATCTTTCTGTTGAAATGATAGCCGAAGCACGAGCGAAAAGCTCGCCGTCGAATGTATCATTTTGTGTGGGAGACGCACTCACTGTCGGTGATAACCCCAAATGGCGGGAAACCTTCGATAAAGTTGTCAGTTTTCTGGTTTTACACTGGATTCAAGACAAACGCACGGCTTTGACGAGCATTCTCGCATGCCTTAAACCACAAGGGGAAGCTTTGCTCATCGTGGATAAGGACACACCAATTTTCTTTAATGCGTCAAGATTTCTACAAAGCCATGACAAGTGGGGTAAATATGTTAAG GACTTCATGGTCCCTATGTACCAATTGAAGCAGTCTGTGGCGGAAACGCAAGAAATGATGACATCTTTGGGCTGGGCTAACTGCAAGTGTGAAATCGTAACCCATGAGTTTTGCATGAACGAAGTACAAGCAAAAT TGTTCTTCAAAACATTGCTGCAGCAAACAAAAATGATACCCGAGGACGACACGGACGAGTACCTGACAGATCTGTGGAACTTTGCATCGTCACGCGTCGAAAATAAAGACCAAGATTGCTTCTTTAAATTTACATCACAACTTAGTATTATCCATGCGTTCAAGTAG